A single Nostoc sp. PCC 7107 DNA region contains:
- the fabF gene encoding beta-ketoacyl-ACP synthase II: MTDYIRKRVVVTGVGAITPIGNTPAEYWQGLISGRNGIDYITHFDASSHDCRIAGEVKNFDPHDYLERKEVKRMDRFSQFGVSAAKQALADANLVINELNAEQVGVIIGSGIGGIKVLEDQQTIYLNRGPDRCSPFMIPMMIANMAAGLTAIHTGAKGPNNCTVTACAAGSNAIGDAFRLIQGGYAQAMICGGCEAAITPLSVAGFAACKALSFRNDDPAHACRPFDRDRDGFVMGEGAGILILEELQHALSRGARIYGEIVGYGMTCDAYHMTSPVPGGEGAARAIQLALKDAGITPEQVTYVNAHGTSTPANDSNETSAIKTALGDHAYKIAVSSTKSMTGHLLGGSGGIEAVATVLAIANEKIPPTINLENPDAACDLDYVPHTSRAQKIEVALSNSFGFGGHNVTLVFKKY; this comes from the coding sequence ATGACAGATTATATACGTAAACGCGTTGTTGTCACTGGTGTTGGCGCGATTACTCCTATTGGCAACACACCAGCTGAATATTGGCAGGGATTGATCAGCGGTCGCAATGGCATTGACTACATCACACATTTTGATGCGTCCAGCCATGATTGCCGCATTGCTGGTGAAGTGAAAAACTTCGATCCACACGATTATCTAGAGCGCAAAGAAGTTAAGCGCATGGATCGATTTTCACAATTTGGGGTTTCAGCAGCAAAGCAAGCACTGGCTGACGCAAATTTAGTCATTAATGAGCTAAATGCCGAACAGGTAGGGGTAATTATTGGTTCGGGGATTGGTGGTATTAAGGTATTAGAAGACCAGCAAACCATTTACCTCAACCGTGGGCCAGATCGCTGTAGTCCCTTTATGATTCCGATGATGATTGCCAACATGGCAGCTGGACTCACAGCAATTCACACTGGTGCTAAAGGGCCAAACAACTGTACGGTCACTGCTTGCGCCGCAGGTTCCAACGCTATCGGTGATGCCTTTCGCCTGATTCAAGGAGGGTATGCCCAAGCAATGATTTGCGGTGGTTGTGAAGCAGCAATTACACCCTTATCTGTAGCTGGCTTTGCCGCTTGTAAAGCCCTTTCTTTCCGCAATGATGATCCGGCTCATGCTTGCCGTCCCTTTGACCGCGATCGCGATGGATTTGTCATGGGTGAAGGTGCGGGAATTTTAATTCTCGAAGAACTGCAACACGCGCTCAGTCGTGGTGCGCGCATTTATGGGGAAATCGTTGGCTATGGCATGACCTGTGATGCTTACCACATGACCTCCCCAGTTCCCGGAGGAGAAGGCGCAGCTAGAGCCATTCAACTAGCACTAAAAGATGCAGGTATTACCCCAGAACAAGTTACCTACGTCAACGCTCATGGTACTAGTACCCCAGCTAACGACTCCAACGAAACTTCCGCAATTAAAACAGCCTTGGGCGACCATGCTTATAAAATAGCAGTTAGCTCCACTAAATCAATGACAGGTCACTTGTTGGGTGGTTCTGGTGGTATTGAAGCCGTAGCAACCGTATTGGCGATCGCTAACGAAAAAATTCCCCCAACCATCAATCTCGAAAATCCTGATGCTGCGTGTGACTTAGATTATGTCCCTCACACCAGCCGCGCCCAAAAAATTGAAGTGGCTTTATCTAATTCCTTTGGCTTTGGTGGCCATAACGTCACCCTAGTATTTAAGAAGTACTGA
- a CDS encoding acyl carrier protein encodes MSQTETFEKVKKSVADQLSVDEEKITSTSNFIDDLGADSLDLVELVMAFEEEFEIEIPDEAAEKILTVQDAVDYIDKQVAASA; translated from the coding sequence ATGAGCCAAACGGAAACTTTTGAAAAGGTCAAGAAAAGCGTCGCTGATCAACTGAGTGTGGATGAAGAAAAGATTACTTCAACATCCAATTTTATCGATGACCTAGGTGCTGATTCCCTAGATCTCGTCGAACTAGTTATGGCTTTTGAAGAAGAATTCGAGATCGAAATTCCTGATGAAGCCGCCGAGAAGATTTTGACAGTTCAAGATGCGGTTGATTATATTGACAAGCAAGTTGCCGCATCCGCCTAA